From the genome of Flavobacterium luteolum, one region includes:
- a CDS encoding SusC/RagA family TonB-linked outer membrane protein, translated as MKTKFTHFLTKRYYLLVFFSLLLQSAFAQQITVTGKVTTATGESVPFANVLIKGSQNGAVTDFDGSYKITASGNQTLVFSSQGYKTIEIAINNKTSVNVTMEEDAMKLDEIVVVGYGSQQKKDLTGAVALVKPDEIQKRQVTTVADGLQGLVTGVKVRGGGRPGQEANVEIRGLKNLQNTNPLYVIDGLVTSANRDFNPNDIESIQVLKDASAAAIYGSRAANGVIIITTKKGKKGPLQVEVSAKSSFQIMPRYDLMGTEEFAKYNNMAYDNAGLPRQNLNMAVNTDWQDATFQTGMIQDYNASFSGGNENSSFFMSGNYFGNEGTVIGTDFDRISFRVNSSGTKGIFSIGENLAISNAKTDEMSGNPIIDVYRMTPTIPLYDPSNPGGYGYGKQGVADTFGTNPLALADFSNVTNQNFRIRGNIWSELKFVPWLKYRFNFGYETSFDSYKYMRKKGSWTLNQPQDPSQTDQNKGRSETLLFENTLTFKKEFGKHDITLLVGQTYQKDNYDQIYGTKRNLPMNSGTGEYYEVLNQGDSPVVGGFINEAALTSYLGRLEYNYDNRYLFNAVIRRDGSSRFSDGNKWGNFPSISAGWRISNESFFKSEFIKDLKLRASYGELGSGNIREYESKSFINNFGQVVLGKDQTLYPSATQVKLSNSQLRWEKLKQTNIGLDLGVLNNDLRLTADYFIARTEDVLFGFPILLTTGNDGGNPISNAATVENKGFELELSYSKKINEFSFNASVNFTKVNNKLLSLGNGQNENIIGNTMTRSGSPVGMWYVLETDGLFQNQQEIDNYKNANGKVIMPNAVPGDIRFKDNNGDGQITNEDKAIVGSPWPEFEMGLNAGAEYKNFDFSMNWIASNGATVYNGFRSVVDRFDDNSNYRKGIQPWTPENPNTDFPRVTKGSTLNSRGDSDRFLESGNFIRLKYIGFGYNLPSTVLEKSGITRARLTLSAQNILTITKYKGLDPEFSNTGDNRIFERGVDNGSFPNLKTYSFGVEFSF; from the coding sequence AATTGCAATCAACAACAAAACTTCTGTAAATGTTACTATGGAAGAAGATGCCATGAAATTGGACGAGATAGTTGTTGTAGGTTATGGATCGCAACAGAAAAAAGACCTTACAGGAGCTGTTGCATTAGTTAAACCAGACGAAATTCAGAAAAGACAAGTTACAACAGTTGCAGACGGACTTCAAGGCTTGGTTACGGGAGTTAAAGTTCGAGGTGGCGGACGCCCTGGGCAAGAAGCCAATGTTGAAATTCGTGGTCTTAAAAATCTTCAAAACACCAATCCATTATACGTAATTGATGGTTTGGTAACTTCTGCTAACAGAGATTTTAATCCAAACGATATCGAATCGATTCAGGTTTTAAAAGATGCTTCTGCAGCAGCAATCTACGGTTCTAGAGCGGCAAATGGTGTCATTATAATTACGACTAAAAAAGGTAAAAAAGGACCGCTTCAAGTTGAAGTTTCTGCAAAAAGCAGTTTTCAAATCATGCCTCGCTATGATTTGATGGGAACTGAGGAGTTTGCCAAATACAATAATATGGCGTATGACAATGCTGGACTTCCGAGACAAAATTTGAATATGGCTGTAAATACAGATTGGCAAGATGCCACTTTTCAAACGGGAATGATTCAGGATTACAATGCTAGCTTTTCTGGCGGAAATGAGAATTCAAGCTTTTTTATGTCTGGAAATTATTTTGGAAATGAAGGAACAGTTATCGGAACAGATTTTGACAGAATTTCATTCCGTGTAAACTCAAGCGGTACAAAAGGAATTTTCAGCATTGGAGAAAATTTAGCGATTAGCAATGCTAAAACAGACGAAATGTCTGGAAATCCAATTATTGATGTGTACAGAATGACGCCAACAATTCCGCTTTACGATCCATCTAACCCTGGAGGATATGGCTACGGAAAACAAGGTGTTGCTGATACTTTTGGTACAAACCCTTTGGCATTGGCTGATTTTTCTAATGTAACGAATCAAAATTTTAGAATTAGAGGAAACATTTGGTCAGAATTAAAGTTTGTGCCTTGGCTGAAATACCGTTTTAATTTTGGATATGAAACGAGCTTCGATTCTTATAAATACATGAGAAAAAAAGGAAGCTGGACATTAAATCAGCCTCAAGATCCTTCTCAAACGGATCAAAATAAAGGAAGATCAGAAACTTTATTATTTGAAAACACACTGACTTTCAAAAAAGAATTTGGCAAACATGATATTACACTTTTAGTAGGTCAGACCTATCAAAAAGATAATTATGACCAGATTTACGGAACAAAAAGAAATCTTCCGATGAATTCTGGAACTGGAGAATATTATGAAGTTTTAAATCAAGGAGATTCGCCAGTTGTTGGAGGTTTTATTAATGAAGCAGCTTTAACGTCGTATTTAGGAAGGTTAGAATACAATTATGATAATCGCTATTTATTTAATGCCGTAATCAGACGTGACGGTTCTTCTAGATTCAGCGATGGCAATAAATGGGGCAATTTCCCTTCTATTTCTGCGGGATGGAGAATAAGCAATGAATCTTTCTTTAAATCAGAATTCATTAAAGATTTAAAATTAAGAGCAAGTTATGGAGAATTAGGTTCTGGAAATATCAGAGAATATGAATCTAAAAGCTTCATTAATAATTTCGGACAGGTTGTTTTAGGAAAAGACCAGACTTTGTATCCTTCTGCAACTCAGGTGAAATTATCAAACTCACAATTACGCTGGGAAAAACTAAAACAAACCAATATTGGATTAGATTTAGGAGTTTTAAATAATGATTTGCGTTTAACAGCAGATTATTTCATCGCTCGTACAGAAGATGTATTATTTGGTTTCCCAATCTTATTGACTACAGGAAACGATGGCGGAAACCCAATTTCTAATGCGGCAACGGTAGAAAATAAAGGCTTTGAGTTGGAATTGTCTTACAGCAAAAAAATCAATGAGTTTTCTTTTAATGCATCTGTAAACTTCACGAAAGTAAATAACAAGCTGCTTTCTTTAGGAAATGGACAAAACGAAAACATTATTGGAAACACAATGACTAGAAGCGGTAGCCCGGTAGGAATGTGGTATGTTTTGGAAACTGACGGATTATTCCAAAATCAGCAGGAAATTGACAACTACAAAAATGCTAACGGAAAAGTAATTATGCCAAATGCAGTTCCTGGAGATATTCGTTTTAAAGACAATAATGGAGACGGGCAAATTACAAACGAAGATAAAGCAATTGTGGGAAGTCCGTGGCCAGAATTTGAAATGGGTTTGAATGCTGGAGCTGAATATAAAAACTTTGATTTTTCTATGAACTGGATCGCTTCAAACGGTGCTACAGTTTACAACGGATTTAGAAGTGTGGTCGATCGTTTTGATGATAATAGTAATTACAGAAAAGGTATTCAGCCTTGGACGCCAGAAAATCCAAATACCGATTTTCCTAGAGTTACAAAAGGTTCAACTTTAAATTCAAGAGGAGATAGTGACCGTTTCTTAGAAAGTGGCAACTTCATTAGACTAAAATACATTGGTTTTGGATATAATTTGCCAAGCACTGTTTTAGAAAAATCAGGAATTACAAGAGCAAGATTGACTTTATCTGCACAAAACATTCTAACCATCACAAAATACAAAGGTTTAGATCCTGAGTTTAGTAATACGGGCGATAACAGAATTTTTGAAAGAGGTGTTGATAACGGTTCTTTCCCGAATCTTAAGACGTATTCTTTTGGTGTTGAATTTAGCTTTTAA
- a CDS encoding RagB/SusD family nutrient uptake outer membrane protein codes for MKKIIILTAAFLGLVFTACENELDLNSPNDITVDQYWKTESDAQAGVNSIYAMFYKDGLWARWIYFRLDLTSDEGYSVSPWTELADWTRFNYINYNFWEGNAVTWRDTYKAIFRCNQVLANVPNITFQNEDDKKKIIAQAKFFRALHYYYAGVIWEDVPLVLDPSTPADLPKQVKVDEIWAQVEKDLNEAFEDLPRDWSADQLGRPDKGAAKAFLAKVYMQQHKWNEAKGALEFLISGAGAKYSLVSNYRDNFTDTNENNAESVFEIQFGDQRKGGTDEAQNAAVSSNRSQFFAPRGIGWSDGQARIWLVDAFKQENNKDGKLDERLRWTLFYPQLLADFGDKTYGRNWEWNNNEAWFRKGSRDYYRNNEDYYSQVNYRLVRYADILLRYAEVLNELGNTAQAYQYVDLVRARANMNALATAHPEIGNDHDKFLERLKMERVLELCGESVRWEDLKRWGDLNSQASVDKIALRDSDFKNFTVGKNHRMPIPQSDVDNNPNLEQNSGY; via the coding sequence ATGAAAAAAATAATCATATTAACAGCAGCTTTTTTAGGTCTTGTTTTTACCGCTTGTGAAAACGAATTAGACTTAAACAGCCCAAATGATATTACAGTAGACCAATATTGGAAAACTGAAAGTGATGCACAAGCCGGTGTAAACTCTATTTATGCCATGTTTTATAAAGACGGTTTGTGGGCAAGATGGATTTATTTCCGTCTGGATTTAACTTCTGACGAAGGTTATAGCGTGAGTCCGTGGACAGAATTGGCAGATTGGACTAGATTCAATTATATCAATTATAATTTTTGGGAAGGAAATGCCGTAACGTGGAGAGATACTTACAAAGCTATTTTTAGATGTAATCAGGTTTTGGCTAATGTTCCGAATATCACTTTTCAGAATGAAGATGATAAAAAGAAAATTATCGCGCAGGCAAAATTCTTTAGAGCATTGCACTACTATTATGCAGGTGTAATTTGGGAAGATGTGCCGTTGGTTTTAGATCCGTCCACGCCAGCAGATTTGCCAAAACAAGTAAAGGTAGACGAAATATGGGCTCAAGTAGAAAAAGATTTGAATGAAGCTTTTGAAGATTTGCCAAGAGATTGGTCAGCTGATCAATTAGGAAGACCAGATAAAGGTGCCGCAAAAGCCTTTCTTGCCAAAGTATATATGCAACAGCACAAGTGGAATGAAGCAAAAGGAGCTCTTGAATTTTTAATTTCGGGAGCAGGAGCGAAGTACAGTTTGGTATCTAACTACAGAGATAATTTTACGGATACAAATGAGAATAATGCCGAATCTGTTTTTGAAATCCAATTTGGAGACCAAAGAAAAGGAGGAACTGATGAAGCGCAAAATGCAGCTGTTTCTAGCAACCGTTCTCAGTTCTTTGCACCAAGAGGAATTGGATGGTCTGACGGACAAGCGCGTATCTGGTTAGTAGATGCTTTTAAGCAAGAAAACAATAAAGACGGAAAATTGGACGAAAGGTTAAGATGGACTTTATTCTACCCTCAGTTATTAGCCGATTTTGGAGACAAAACATACGGAAGAAACTGGGAATGGAACAATAATGAAGCTTGGTTTAGAAAAGGAAGCCGTGATTATTACAGAAATAATGAGGATTATTATAGCCAGGTAAACTATAGATTGGTTCGTTATGCTGATATTTTATTGCGTTACGCGGAAGTCTTAAACGAATTAGGAAATACTGCTCAAGCGTATCAGTATGTTGATTTAGTAAGAGCTCGTGCAAATATGAATGCATTGGCAACAGCACATCCAGAAATTGGAAACGATCACGACAAATTCCTAGAACGTTTGAAAATGGAAAGAGTTTTGGAATTGTGTGGCGAAAGCGTTCGTTGGGAAGATTTAAAACGTTGGGGAGATTTAAATTCTCAAGCTTCTGTTGATAAAATTGCGCTTCGTGATTCAGATTTTAAAAACTTCACAGTTGGTAAAAATCACAGAATGCCAATTCCGCAAAGTGATGTAGATAATAATCCAAATCTAGAGCAGAACTCTGGATATTAA